A region from the Trachemys scripta elegans isolate TJP31775 chromosome 22, CAS_Tse_1.0, whole genome shotgun sequence genome encodes:
- the OCEL1 gene encoding occludin/ELL domain-containing protein 1 isoform X1, with protein sequence MANSTSSREKRRPIVESDGDPLNSSWQMWPSQAWTRASGRSYPSKSDLSDSFESSAHEPPQPPVGDVPRSSENQEASPLKPVRRFIPRSWKNFFQRWRREPEPFLPLAYAAAQCSPPVSPLLDRHGPVREGSSSSGFQEPSWSSPSECHQETEMSPPKSQQGQPALPSYEEKLEAYNLKYSYMKSWPGLLRLMAGLELLFGGMVFACVCAYIQKDYQWYNLYGGNLLSDGLLGGGYGYNYYGPMTPFVLVVASLAWLVTVILLGLGVTMYYRTILLDSHWWPLTEFALNIIMFLLYMGAAIAYVNDVNRGGLCYSLFASNPLIAAFCRVEGGQVAALTFLFITTLLYLAGALVCLKMWRHEMARKQREAFEVLHNPVLLQARPKRIFFQDEVMPSGSLPGKVTKQLGFSEKGEASRALSCSIPTGHTPKPHIVPDYVVKYPGICCPEEREKYKAVFNDQYAEYKELYHEVHAALQKFKELDAMMSRLPHRTPSKKEQSRVSNIWKEYKKKKRDPAFLEKQERCDYLKKKLAHIKAQIQEYDRTAKEGSMYF encoded by the exons ATGGCAAATTCTACCTCCTCTAGGGAGAAGAGGCGGCCCATCGTGGAGTCGGACGGAGACCCGCTAAACTCCTCCTGGCAAATGTGGCCCTCACAAGCCTGGACCAGAGCATCCGGCAGGTCCTACCCCAGCAAGAGCGACTTGTCTGACTCTTTCGAGTCCTCCGCCCATGAGCCTCCCCAGCCGCCCGTCGGGGACGTTCCCCGCAGCTCGGAGAACCAAGAGGCCTCTCCCTTGAAGCCCGTCAGGCGTTTTATCCCGCGGTCGTGGAAGAACTTTTTCCAAAGATGGAGGCGAGAGCCCGAGCCGTTCCTGCCGCTGGCCTACGCCGCCGCCCAGTGCTCCCCACCCGTAAGTCCATTGTTAGATCGCCACGGGCCAGTCCGCGAGGGCAGCTCCAGCAGCGGTTTCCAGGAACCCTCCTGGTCCAGCCCCTCTGAGTGTCACCAGGAGACAGAGATGTCTCCCCCCAAGAGCCAGCAGGGCCAACCCGCCTTGCCGAGCTACGAGGAGAAGCTGGAGGCCTACAACCTCAAGTACTCCTACATGAAGTCCTGGCCAGGCTTGCTCAGGCTGATggccgggctggagctgctcttTGGCGGCATGGTCTTTGCCTGTGTCTGTGCCTACATCCAGAAGGACTACCAGTGGTACAACCTGTACGGCGGGAACCTGCTGTCAGACGGCCTTTTGGGGGGAGGCTATGGGTACAATTATTACGGCCCCATGACCCCCTTTGTGCTGGTGGTGGCCAGCCTGGCGTGGCTGGTCACGGTGATCCTCTTGGGGTTGGGGGTCACCATGTACTATAGGACCATCCTCCTAGACTCCCACTGGTGGCCCCTGACGGAGTTCGCCCTCAACATCATCATGTTCCTCCTCTACATGGGGGCGGCCATCGCCTACGTCAACGACGTGAACCGCGGCGGCCTCTGCTACTCCCTGTTCGCCAGCAACCCACTCATAGCCGCCTTCTGCCGAGTGGAAGGGGGCCAGGTGGCAGCTCTCACCTTCCTCTTCATCACCACCCTGCTCTACCTGGCCGGGGCGCTGGTGTGTCTGAAGATGTGGAGGCACGAGATGGCGAGGAAGCAGCGGGAGGCCTTTGAAGTGCTA CACAATCCCGTCCTCCTGCAAGCCAGACCCAAGCGGATCTTCTTCCAGGATGAGGTGATGCCATCCGGGAGCCTCCCAGGGAAGGTCACCAAACAGCTGGGGTTCTCCGAGAAGGGCGAGGCATCGAGGGCCTTGAGTTGCTCCATCCCAACAGGGCACACCCCAAAGCCGCACATCGTCCCCGACTATGTTGT GAAGTACCCAGGGATCTGCTGCCCCGAGGAGAGAGAGAAGTACAAGGCCGTCTTCAACGACCAGTACGCGGAGTACAAGGAGCTCTACCACGAGGTCCATGCGGCGCTGCAGAAGTTCAAGGAGCTGGACGCCATGATGAGCCGGCTGCCGCATCGCACGCCCAGCAAGAAG GAACAGAGCCGGGTCTCCAACATCTGGAAGGAatacaagaagaagaagagg GACCCCGCCTTCCTGGAGAAGCAGGAGCGCTGCGACTACCTGAAGAAGAAGCTCGCGCACATCAAGGCACAGATCCAGGAGTACGACCGGACGGCCAAGGAGGGCTCCATGTACTTCTGA
- the OCEL1 gene encoding occludin/ELL domain-containing protein 1 isoform X2, whose product MANSTSSREKRRPIVESDGDPLNSSWQMWPSQAWTRASGRSYPSKSDLSDSFESSAHEPPQPPVGDVPRSSENQEASPLKPVRRFIPRSWKNFFQRWRREPEPFLPLAYAAAQCSPPVSPLLDRHGPVREGSSSSGFQEPSWSSPSECHQETEMSPPKSQQGQPALPSYEEKLEAYNLKYSYMKSWPGLLRLMAGLELLFGGMVFACVCAYIQKDYQWYNLYGGNLLSDGLLGGGYGYNYYGPMTPFVLVVASLAWLVTVILLGLGVTMYYRTILLDSHWWPLTEFALNIIMFLLYMGAAIAYVNDVNRGGLCYSLFASNPLIAAFCRVEGGQVAALTFLFITTLLYLAGALVCLKMWRHEMARKQREAFEVLHNPVLLQARPKRIFFQDEVMPSGSLPGKVTKQLGFSEKGEASRALSCSIPTGHTPKPHIVPDYVVKYPGICCPEEREKYKAVFNDQYAEYKELYHEVHAALQKFKELDAMMSRLPHRTPSKKRVAGVPGCLVTGAGCSIPGSQSLTRQNRKVPIPNRKMFPNLLAKGISASRQLCC is encoded by the exons ATGGCAAATTCTACCTCCTCTAGGGAGAAGAGGCGGCCCATCGTGGAGTCGGACGGAGACCCGCTAAACTCCTCCTGGCAAATGTGGCCCTCACAAGCCTGGACCAGAGCATCCGGCAGGTCCTACCCCAGCAAGAGCGACTTGTCTGACTCTTTCGAGTCCTCCGCCCATGAGCCTCCCCAGCCGCCCGTCGGGGACGTTCCCCGCAGCTCGGAGAACCAAGAGGCCTCTCCCTTGAAGCCCGTCAGGCGTTTTATCCCGCGGTCGTGGAAGAACTTTTTCCAAAGATGGAGGCGAGAGCCCGAGCCGTTCCTGCCGCTGGCCTACGCCGCCGCCCAGTGCTCCCCACCCGTAAGTCCATTGTTAGATCGCCACGGGCCAGTCCGCGAGGGCAGCTCCAGCAGCGGTTTCCAGGAACCCTCCTGGTCCAGCCCCTCTGAGTGTCACCAGGAGACAGAGATGTCTCCCCCCAAGAGCCAGCAGGGCCAACCCGCCTTGCCGAGCTACGAGGAGAAGCTGGAGGCCTACAACCTCAAGTACTCCTACATGAAGTCCTGGCCAGGCTTGCTCAGGCTGATggccgggctggagctgctcttTGGCGGCATGGTCTTTGCCTGTGTCTGTGCCTACATCCAGAAGGACTACCAGTGGTACAACCTGTACGGCGGGAACCTGCTGTCAGACGGCCTTTTGGGGGGAGGCTATGGGTACAATTATTACGGCCCCATGACCCCCTTTGTGCTGGTGGTGGCCAGCCTGGCGTGGCTGGTCACGGTGATCCTCTTGGGGTTGGGGGTCACCATGTACTATAGGACCATCCTCCTAGACTCCCACTGGTGGCCCCTGACGGAGTTCGCCCTCAACATCATCATGTTCCTCCTCTACATGGGGGCGGCCATCGCCTACGTCAACGACGTGAACCGCGGCGGCCTCTGCTACTCCCTGTTCGCCAGCAACCCACTCATAGCCGCCTTCTGCCGAGTGGAAGGGGGCCAGGTGGCAGCTCTCACCTTCCTCTTCATCACCACCCTGCTCTACCTGGCCGGGGCGCTGGTGTGTCTGAAGATGTGGAGGCACGAGATGGCGAGGAAGCAGCGGGAGGCCTTTGAAGTGCTA CACAATCCCGTCCTCCTGCAAGCCAGACCCAAGCGGATCTTCTTCCAGGATGAGGTGATGCCATCCGGGAGCCTCCCAGGGAAGGTCACCAAACAGCTGGGGTTCTCCGAGAAGGGCGAGGCATCGAGGGCCTTGAGTTGCTCCATCCCAACAGGGCACACCCCAAAGCCGCACATCGTCCCCGACTATGTTGT GAAGTACCCAGGGATCTGCTGCCCCGAGGAGAGAGAGAAGTACAAGGCCGTCTTCAACGACCAGTACGCGGAGTACAAGGAGCTCTACCACGAGGTCCATGCGGCGCTGCAGAAGTTCAAGGAGCTGGACGCCATGATGAGCCGGCTGCCGCATCGCACGCCCAGCAAGAAG AGGGTTGCTGGAGTCCCTGGCTGTCTGGTTACTGGAGCTGGCTGCAGCATTCCAGGGTCCCAGTCGCTGACTCGCCAGAATCGAAAGGTGCCAATtccaaacagaaaaatgtttccaaatctTCTGGCCAAAGGAATTTCCGCTTCccgccagctctgctgctga